Below is a genomic region from Ziziphus jujuba cultivar Dongzao chromosome 7, ASM3175591v1.
AGGAAAACAAAATATGGCCTTAACAAAAACACAACCGCGAGGCCGAACAAATTCTGTGGCCTTAACAAAACGTACCCTACCCATCAATCAATCCCACCCTCTTAGTCGGTAGACTTACTCATTTaggatgaaattttatttatttttacagaaACAATAGCTGTTATCATTGAGTTGTTCCCATACAAAAGCCTTTTGTCTCTTACTTAGGAACAATTTAAATGCCATAAAAAGAGATATATAAGAtagtattataaatttaattaattaaccattttatttttggtttattattttgattttggtctTTGCTAAAAAATTTCTATTCCAATTCCAAACACCCCccctccaaaaacaaaaaaaaaaaaaaaaaacaaaaaaaatagtcGCAGCGACTATCACGCCAGAAAAAAAGAGTTTTGCACTTTATGGCCATTCATTCAGATTCAGCGTCCTTTTGTTCTTCCCAATCGGCAATCCCGAGGGGAGAAAATCTTGCCTAATACCGTGGTGTACCCACACGGGCTTATGCGTTATGACCTGGACGCTTATCATTGGCTGGGTACATTTATGGTAAACAGTTGACGTTTGACTTCAAatgtttagagagagagagagagcgagagagatgTGTTGGTTTAGGCGTCGAGATTAGTAAGTGTTGATTTCATTCATATATGGAAATTGTCAACATCAAGCTCTACGCCGCTCCAGAATCCTCCCAACAACTTCCACACGTGGTACACCatctttcttctttccttttcctttctcttttttattttttccttctcaatttctaattattcataattaattaattaggtttTCATGAATATTTACTGATCATATGGTCCATCTCCAAAATCATCGTATATATATCATGTCTGTTGTTTTTTGCTTTCCACAACGTTTTCATGTCAAATTAACAACTGGCGTATAGTAgtataactttaaaaaaaaaaaaaaaaaaaacaagtagcaaaaacaaatttagGAGGTAGAAAgactttaaaactttttttgttaaatatttcttttaattagtgAAAGTCAAATACCAACTGGTATAGGCAATGTCCTTTCCACccaattaaaatgtaattcttATTATGCTTGTTTGAAAGGTTTACAACTTCTTAGCATTTATTAGGCCGGACAACAAAGAATATGACTTCATTTAATTGATAATTCTACATTGACTTTCTCCGAAAATTCAACTACAAAATTAAGTTTAACAATTCAAAGCTCGGAGATGTTTTGCCATAATTAACAAAACTCTCGAAATGCACGAGTTgacataattaacaaaatatatcaaattgcATATGTAACAAAGTTTATCaagacaatattttaaaaatgatgaaaGTTTTCTAGCAAATTGATAGTTGAAAGATAAGAAAACCATTCAATCGATAACTAACAAACATTCTTAGCTAATTATTAACTGCATTATTGTTTAAGATTTTCCTTAATTAGTTGTGAAAGTTATATAAAGCTTGTTAAAGTCAAATGGACATTTGAGgaaactctatatatatgtatgcgtGTCGTTAATAATGCGTCCACTTCTTAAAGTAGTGATCAATGATGTAgacaaaatatgattaatatatataaacttgattATGTTAACTAgaatggataattataattaatgccCCATTGTAAGGTCCATAATGCGCCTATTATTAATCCTCATGCTGCTTGATATATGGATTATTAGCACTACCTTTCGATCTTAATTTGttagagtatatatatatatatatatatattcaacaaacTCATCGGATCACCCAGATTTATAAactaataaacatatatatatatatatatatatatacgttatATAATTGAGCTTATGTGTGTctgtttcaatatatatatatatatatatatatgtatatatagatgttaAAAAAGTTGTTAATTTAAGTCTGAAAATGTGGTGGTTAATCAGCAATGATAATGAGCCAATCAGAGAGTCTGAGCGTGTATCAGGTGGTATCACGTGGTGGACCAATATTTGGTGCAAAAGCATGGCACGCAAGCTTATAGAAATTATAAAGCAAAAGAGTTTTATGTTATCTAATTACTACATCTTAATCAAGCCAGGTTATCTGAGCATGACATGGCGGTGACTGAACCAACTTCAAATGtcaaagttttatatatatatatatatatatatagttaacaatagctcttgttttattatattatatatatatatataagtttgaaTAGTTATACTCCATCCCGTCCATCACCCGATATATCTTCCACACTTGTTTTACATATATCTAGCTAGCTCACAACTCAGAAGTAAACCATGCATTTCTTACTTGAATATATTTTGGTCATGGTGACCCAGTCAAATTAATTAAGTTGGCCGACATAAATtaaagtgtgtatatatatgtatatgtatgtgtaaGGTTAATTCAAGAGagctaaatatataataaaaagataaggaaaaaaaaaaagtacttctCCATTAATAACTAGTATCAACCAAAttgtacaaaataataaaaatttctcGGAGAGAAATTAACTTGCTTTGCCGATTGAAGCGAAGCAAGACAACTTGCTTAGATGGCCAAAGCAAGAAAACAATGGTGTATAGATGCTTTCAAGTAAATCTTGATATAGTACAGTATCGGATAGTCATAGGTGAGACAAGCCACCAGTTTGCTGATCAAATTTGGTTGTCATCCAAAAGAATATAATGGAAATGGCTGGAaccataaaaaaagaagaagaagatcgaAGGTATAATATGGAGATTACTTATAATGAGAAGATAATATAtaggtttatatttttttggatgtggtatatgcatatattctaattaattaattgcgatttctgttttgcataaaaGTGTGTATTCTTTTCAATGCGACTTCAAGTGTGTGCTCAGTCATGTTGGCAAAGCACACCCGAAACCAACCTGGTTCAGAGCAGTGGCAAGAAGAGCCAGGAGATATATTGAGCTTGACTTGATGGAGGATGGAATTCCAAAGGGACAGTTCGGCTTCTTGGGTGGGTTTGTCGAGGAGGGGACTTAAATTCATCCAGCAAAACAAACCGGCATTACCCTGCAAACACTCAATCCCGGCGCTCTTAAGGCCTTGGATGATGATGTTGTACCTGTTCTTGAGTCTGTCCCTGTTAGTGTGGATGTAATTGTGAGTGAAATCCTTGTCGGCCAGCATGGAAGCCAAGAGCTGCTGCGTTTGAGAAGATATCAAGGTGAAGCTGGACATCCTCCTGGCGGTGGTGACCACCTTGTCGTTGTAAGAGTAAATGGTGCCAACTCGGAAGCCTGGAAGGCCGAGGTCTTTGGAAAGGCTATAAACAATGTGCACTCTTTCCGAGTCTCTGTATCCCCTGGCTTCCAGAATCTCAGCGACGCTCACGAACTCGGCGGAGGAGAAGACGGATCCCGAGTAGATTTCGTCGGAGACGAGATGAATGTTCTTGCGGGCGACGAAGTCGAGAATGTCTTGGAGGACGGAACGGCGGAGAGTGGCGCCGAGAGGGTTGGATGGGTTGGTGATGAGAACGCCTCGCACTTTGAGGTTCATGGATTGCGCCTGGGCGTACGCGGCTTCCAAGGCCGCAGTGGTGACCTGGAAACCATTGGAGCTGTTGCAGTGGATGGGCACGATCTTCACGCCGGTTCTCCACCTCAAGTCCCTGTCGAAGCCAGGATAGTAAGGGGTGGGGACCAGCAGCGCATCCCCAGGATCCGCCAAGATGAATGTGAGAAGCTCATTGGCCGCGGTGGCTCCCGCAGTCAGCACCAGCCTGCTTGGGTCGAACTTGGCCGTCCCTCCTCGAACTTGCTCCATAAAACTGGCCATTGCCTTCCTGAAACACAAAAGCCCATGGTAATCCTGAAACAAAGCATTCTCTCTGAACCCCCCTGCTCTGCTTGACACTGACACTCCTCCTCCTTTTCCCGTCCACCCGCAGCTCCGTGCCTCTTGATctgaataattattattatagtaaTGCTCTTCCAAGTACTTCTCCAGTAAATCAAATGAAACCTTCAGCAGCAGTATTATTTCgtattagttaatatattttgatcagacaaacattatatatatacacattcaatataagatatatatatatatatacacgcttACTTGATTCTCTGCCAATCCCATCTGTATGACTCCCGATGGGTTGGTAGTTTCATCGTAAGGGTCTTCGTCGTACGCTTTCCACCCTGCGAAATATGGCGAGTCTTCTCCGTGAGTTTCTGAAACTGCTATCTTTGATAGCTCAACCTCAACACAAGGTAGCTCAGCCTCAACACAACGTTGCTCAGCCTCAACTTCAATCTCAATTGCCATCACTGTATTGCTAGCTAGCTACCTCTTCTTTTATGTTTCTAATAATATTGAGAATTGAGAAAGAAGTCAATTGAGGTTGGTCCAATTGGTATGCCACTTCCTCCCCACACCAATGAGATTGTGGATTCAAAACAATGGGAGAGGAGGGAAAAAACACAAGAAAtgagaaagaaacaaagagaaagaaaaacagaagaCAGGAGAGGAGACAACCTTACTACTGTTGAATGAGAAACCTTTGACAAAAAACCCTCTTATGTAGATGGCTTTTGTGGGGCTTTCACACTAGAAGAGGGTCACCCTCAACTTGCCTCTCTCTCTCAGCacaataacaaacaaacaaataaataaataaataagagaaacaaaatattgtgtata
It encodes:
- the LOC107423985 gene encoding 1-aminocyclopropane-1-carboxylate synthase 7, which encodes MAIEIEVEAEQRCVEAELPCVEVELSKIAVSETHGEDSPYFAGWKAYDEDPYDETTNPSGVIQMGLAENQVSFDLLEKYLEEHYYNNNYSDQEARSCGWTGKGGGVSVSSRAGGFRENALFQDYHGLLCFRKAMASFMEQVRGGTAKFDPSRLVLTAGATAANELLTFILADPGDALLVPTPYYPGFDRDLRWRTGVKIVPIHCNSSNGFQVTTAALEAAYAQAQSMNLKVRGVLITNPSNPLGATLRRSVLQDILDFVARKNIHLVSDEIYSGSVFSSAEFVSVAEILEARGYRDSERVHIVYSLSKDLGLPGFRVGTIYSYNDKVVTTARRMSSFTLISSQTQQLLASMLADKDFTHNYIHTNRDRLKNRYNIIIQGLKSAGIECLQGNAGLFCWMNLSPLLDKPTQEAELSLWNSILHQVKLNISPGSSCHCSEPGWFRVCFANMTEHTLEVALKRIHTFMQNRNRN